The sequence CTTACGACGAATTATTGGCAGATTTTTACTCTATACCTCACCATTCCTAAAGTTGGCTCAAACCGTCAGTAGCCATCAACGCACCTCGTAATGAAAACTCTCCTCTGGTTTACGATCTTGCTTTCGGCACAATGGGTTTGGGCACAGGCTCCAGCCGACCTGGTGAATTCGGGCTTACGTTTCGATGATGAAGCCTACCTGCGTGTCGAACAAAAGCCCGACAATGTGATCTATAAGGCACCGCTTCCCAGAGCCATTTCCTACGAAAAATACTTGCCAGACATTGAACGGCAGGGCGACTATGGTACTTGCGTGGCGTTTACCTGTGCTTATTATACCCGAACGGCAATAGAAGCCATTCAGCGAAACCTGACGACTAAACCGCAGATCAATCAGACCCGATTTTCACCAACCTACCTTTACTCCCGACTCAAGTTACCGAACGACGTGACCTGCCAGCAGGGCGGAACAATGGATGAAGGCTTATTGGCGCTCAAAAATTACGGAGCTCCATTCTGGTCCAGTCTCCCCTATCCGCAATGCATAAAGAATGTTAAACCCTATGATTCTGAAGCCTCACAGTTTCGGATTCGTCATTTTGAACGGGTTTTTGACTTTGCCACTATGTTCCGCGTGGTTCGACAGAACAATAATCTGGAGTCGGTTGTCAATGCGAACATTCAGAACATCAAACGGGCACTGGCGGGTGGTTATCCCGTCCCTATCGGCATGATGATCCCTTTGTCATTTCAGGCTGTTTCGACAGATACCTGGACGCCCGCACCGTCTGATGTCGACGATTTATACCAGGAAATAAGATCCGGCTTTAAACGCCGTAAATTGTATGGCCATGCCCTCACAGTTGTTGGCTATGACGATAATCGTCAGGCTTTTCGGGTTGTCAATAGCTGGGGGACACGCTGGGCCGACAATGGTTTGTGCTGGATAAAGTACCGCGACTTTGTTTTGTTTACGCGCTATGCGTTCCGGGTGTATCCGATGGAACCACCCACGGTAAAACCAACCAAAGTGATACCAACCATTGCTAAAAATAATACCCGGCCACAACCTACTTCTGCTCCAAAACGATCACCTGTTCCAACGACACAACCCGACAAATCGGTAACGATGCAGGCCAGCGTGGAAATGCGGCTGGTAGACGGCTCTGAAATGCCTGCCCGGCGGTTGATGAGCCGGGGTTCGACCGTTGGCGACGATACGAACGACGAAATTGGTGCCTACAAACTGGTTAATGGCTACGCGTCCGGAACGCGATTCAAACTAACGGTCAATAACGACAAAGCGGCTTATGTCTACGTGATCGGAACCGATCAGAGCATGAAACTTACGCGGTTATTCCCTTATGCCGATAGCCTGAGTGCCATGATCGATGCGAAGGAGTCGGCGGTGTTACCAGGCCCAACCAAACACATCCGGCTCGACAACAATCCGGGGCAAGAATATTATCTGGTTCTGTTTGCCGATAAACCGCTCGATATGAGTGCGCTCATGACCAGAATGAGCGCTATAGGTGGCAGTTTATCGCATAAAATTACGCAAACGCTTGGCGATCAGTTGATGGACTGGCACACGATGAACTACGATCCGGTACAAATTACATTCAGTACTGCTACTGACCCCATTGGCAAAGTAGTTCCCGTCCTCATTAGCCTCGACCATAAACCGTAACCCACCATGAAACCATTCATAGCCACACTATTGCTATTAATTGTCGCCACATCGCTGAGCTGGTCACAGGATCGGCTCAAACAATCGTATGTTGACGATGACCTGTCGGAAAAAGAAGCAGCCGATTTGAAAAACCGGACTAAACAACGCATTGCTGAACTTCAGAATTACCTCAACATCATACCCGACTCCAAGCGTTCGACGGCCGAACGCGAAGATGCCGTTGAACAGGCGCTCCTGTTATTTACGAACGAAGCGAACATGGAAATAATAGACCGAAAAGGGAAGCGGACGATGCCCGTTAAACGCTATTTTCGGAACCTGCTCGACATCAGCACAGGCTATTATACCCATATCGACATTACGCAGTACGATGTGGCCTATGTGAGCGATTTTCGGCTTGGCACCGATGGTAACTACCATAGCACCGGCACGTATTATCAGGATTTTAAAGGATTCCGTGGCGATCAGGCCGTTTATCATGACCGTACCAAGAAAGATGTCAGTATCCGAGCCGATGCCCGGCTGAATGAATACAATGAGAAAAAATGGACGCTGTTGCTTGGCAACGTGAAGGCCAGAAGCCTGGAAGTTATACCCGCTAACTAATAATCAGCCAGTAACGGCCAACAGCGAAATCTATTCTTCTTCTCTATGCGTCGCTCTCGTTTACTTCTCTTTATCGCGCTATGGGTTGGAATTTTCGGCCAGAAAAGCTGGTCGCAATCCGTGCCGATCCAGACTACCCAGCCGGTGAAACAGATCGAGGAGTTTCTGAAACGGTTTTATTATGATCAGACTCCCGACCAGCGCCCACTCACAACCGACTCGTTAAGAGCCCTGTATCCGCGACGGGCGTATCTGCTTAGCCTTTTTGATGCCAAAGATAGTCGTCGAACAACGCAGCCCAGCTACAAACAGGCTATCGATACGTTCGTTACCGAGCTTTCGGAAGCAGAGGAAAAGCCTGACGACCTGTATGCAAACGTATTGGTTGAAACACCCTTTCGAGCCAGCTATCGTGGTAAAACTGAAACACTGACCGTTTTTTGGCAAATGACGCACATAGGTCGCGCGCAGGGTTGGCGCATGGTAGGTTTGGCAGCTCCGTTTCTAACTGCTAGTACCGACACATCAAAAGCGCCACTATCCGGCGACACAACGCAACGGGCAAGCCGTCCGCTTACGCTGTCGCCAAACACGCACGAAACCAGCTTTCTGGAATTCCACCAGGTTATCAAACAAGGTCATGATTTACGGTTACTCCTGAGTGACTCGCTAGGTCAGACAGGCGTTGGGCAGGCCTTTATTGAGGCTGTCCGCCAGCGCGAACTCCGTCTAATTGAAACCGAACGGGTATCTCTGTTCATCCTGACACAATCTGGCTGGATTGTTCGGGTTGACGAATTCCCCCGCGACAACGAGAACGCGGGGTGGCTCATCAGCGATTTATTTGGCAATCGGTCGCCGTCGCGGCTTCCACCCGAGTTGGCAACCCTTGTACGGATTCGCCCCTAATCAAACGGTTAAATCCGGTTCATTGATCAGCCAGTATACGTAGAATGTTCGCCCGAAAGCACCTAATAGCTTTATCATTCATGGCCAGATATTGGTTTTTATTATATTTTTTATTGCTCACAGAGCTGACCTCAGGACAGCCTCAACCGGCGCAGCCCAAAATCGAAGCACCGACATTTCGACCTTCGGATGAGGTATACATTGCTCGTCAGGCACGACGTTTTCTGGAAACCGCCTACTACTTCCGGCTGAATGAATTAGGCCGCCCGGCCAGCGATCTATCGGCGGCCGAAAAGCGGCAGATTATGGCTGGTCTTCTTGATCGTTGTTTTGGCAATGGTAACCCGCTGGTTGTCAATGATCTGGATCCCTATCAGCGGGAGAGTTCCGAATTACCGATCAAACAGTATCTGGTTAATGTGTTGACCTTTTATCGTGCCGGAGATCTTGCCATCGGTAATGACCTGACCGATGGGCTACATTATGGCCGGATTCAGGCAAACGCAGCCGGAAAACTTTTCATGCCTTTGTATGTTTCAGAAACCTTGACCGGTACTTACGACAATAACCGGGCACCCAAAAAACGGCATGAATTACGACAGATAAAAGAATTCAGGCTGGAATTTACATTCGACAACAGCAATTGCCAGCGTGTATTCGATAATCTAAAAATCGGTGGTATACGGCGTTTTGCCGCTATTCCATCTGCCTCCCGGCTGTTGACCGGCCGCGAAGACCTGGCTCAAATGCGGGCGCAGGAGCAGGATCTCAATACCGTGGTCGACTGTTTGACCGAAGGAATTCGACGACAATTGCCCGCCGAGACGAAGCATATTCTGATCGACAATTTTACGTTTGAAAATCGGGGAATCTCCACTGAATTCGGGGAAGCGCTGACTCAAACGCTCCGGCAACAGCTCCAGCAACGGACGGGTGCGGTTGTCGAGCTACTCAAACGCGACAATCAGACCGCCGATTATACCGTGCGGGGAAGTTTCGCAACGTCGGGCGATCAGGTGGAGATTCGGGCAAAATTGTTTAACAAACAAGCGGCTTTCGAGCGCGATCTGGTATCCAGTGACCTGCCTGTCCGCTGGGTGCGGCAAAACCAATTGGCGTACGAGTCCCCGAAGGATCCCAATAGCATACGCATGGAAGCAGCCGTCAAAACAGTTATGGCCCCGCAGTCGGTCGGTGATTTTTCCATTGAATTACAAACGAACCGGGGGCGTCAGGGCGTTACCTATCATGAGGGCGAACGGATGGCTATTAAGCTGAAAGTGAGTAAACCCGCTACCGTTCGCCTGATTTATGTACTGGAAGACGGTACGCAAACGTTACTATTCGACAATTACCGGATTGATGGGCAGGCCGTGGGGCAGTTCATTGACGTACCGGGTGACTTTGAATGCTCTAGCCCATTTGGACAGGAATTTCTACTAGCCTTCGCCACAACTGATACGTTTGCTCCCCTCGAGACAAAGAAGCAGAACAGCTTTAATGTCTTGACGGGTGAACTGACCAATACTGTTCTCCGTACGGTACGGGGTTTACGGGCAAATGGGATTATTGTGGCCGATAAGGTGCAGATTACGACACGCCCAGTGCGGTTTTAACCCAAACCACATGTACTACCTGCCCATTCGCCTGCGTGGTGAAAAAGTTCATATTGTGCCCCTGCGTTCATCGCACGAACCAGCCGACGATGTTGTTCCGTCATTTATTATTCCCTACGATCCACAAACAGCCCTGACACGATTGCTGACGCTCGACGGCGACGTGCGACTCGTAGCGCATGGTGGAACAAACCTCGACCGGGTAATTGATGGCATTACACTCCATGAAAACCGTCCGGATTCGCTTACCCTTCACCTGACGGTGTCAGATACGCAGGCACCAGCAGAAGATTTGTCGGACCAGAGCGCTCACTTTTTGCTCGAACCGGCCGATGAAACTGAATCGGGACTGGCGCTGCTGGCCCGAACGAAAGATCGTCAGATCCCACGGACTAACGCACTCACTATAAACGTGCAAACCCAGTTGGATGGTCAACCGTACCTGGGCGAAATCAGGCTCTATCTGGCAGAACCACATGCTATTTATGATGTTGTGATGGACTTCGGCTCAGAAGCCAGTCAGATTGTGCTGACCAATCGGGGAAGCGGGCAGCGCGTGCTGGAACGGCTCAATATTGTCGATGACCTGTTGCGGTATTTCTATCCGAACCTGCTCACTAGCGATAGCGGCAAACTAACGGCAAAAGCCCTTCATCAGCGTGATCCGGACCCGGACTTACTGCGTTCGGTATTTTTTCTGCGCCGGTCAGGAGCCGTATTTCAGTCAACAGATGCGCCCAACCAACACGGCGACGCTGAATACCTGAACCTGCTGACCGAACGCGATCGGATAGATTCACTGGCCCAAAGTCATTTTCTGGTATCGAATCTCAAGCTCGCTCACCTGGGTGCCTATCGATTCGATGTTTCGTTTGCCTCGCCAGCCACCAATGAGTTTGGTGTTTCGATCCGCCGGTTCAGCGATACCATCAGCGGTTTGCAGCAGGCCATTGTCAATTACCTGCTCCGAACGGTGCTGGAACATCTTCATCATAGCCATCCGGCCAATCAGCCGTTTTTCTTATCCGTCAAATTACTTGTGCCGAACGTTTTTGAGCAACAGCGAGTCAGCACACTTGTTCAGGGTACGTACCGAAATCTGCATGACCTCATGCAGCCTGACTCGCCCTATACCCTTCGCGGGGCCGAAGTAGGAACGTTATCGGAGAGCGACGCGGCTTTTCTTGGCTACCGCGAAAGCCGGTCTGTTCAGCGGCAACCTTTACCGTTAAAAGGTCGATATCTGATCGTTGATTCGGGGAAAGGTACCACTGATTTTTCGCTGATCGAGCGCGACGATGAAACCAAATCTGTATTTCGATCGGGTTTCATCGGGGCAGGCAATGCAATTTCCTACGCTTTCGTGGAAACGGTTTTCGCGGCTATTTTTGGTCCCGACTCTACAGTCAGGCAGCAGGCCATCTGGCGAATTGCCCTCGGTCCAACTACTGATCTGGTCGACAAAATTCGGTTTGGGGAGGTCATCGAAACCCTGAAGCGAGGGTTCGATAAAGGCCGGAATCAAACTGCTTACCGCCCCATTCGTGACCTGATTGGCCAGCAGATTCAGGACATTCGCGCCCGCTATCAGAATAGTGTTGGTACGGCTGGTTTGCTGAAAGAGGTAACGGACGCACTGGAAACACTCGCTGGGCAGCAGGAGTCATTGCAGGATGAATTTGGGTTCATCAATAACGTAGTCAAACGCCTGACCGATAAACTGGCGCAGGAAGTCGTCTATTCCGGCTTTTATGATCCAGACTCACCACCGCAGGTTATTCTGACTGGCCGGGCTTTTTTGTTCCGGCTCTTTGCCGAAGAAGTCAGCAATCGGTTTGGCAATGTTCGTTTAGCATCTGACGGGCGAGATACAACAGCGCTGAAGAAAATTTGTCTGGCCGGTGCGTTCAGCAGTGAAACCATCAACTACGATGCGAACCTTGTCGGGCAACCAACCCGGCAGGTCGATGGCGATGCGGGCATTCGGCTGGTCGATGCAGGCCACGAAACCGGTGCGGTGGCGGTGTTGCCGCCCCGCCCTTATGAGAAACTAACGGAGGCAGCCCACCGGCTCAAAGGAATGATGTCCAAAGTTGACGGCTTTCTGCAAAAGATTCGCTACGAGCCCGATGCATCATCGCCCGTTACAACTCAAACCGCTCCAACGACTTTGCAATCGAGACGACCGCTGCCGTCGTTGTATGAGGGCGTTACGTTCAGAAACTACCAGTCGTCAAGCCAGTGGATTTCCATTAGTGGATTACGCTATGCCCACCCGGCTCTGTTGTCGCCCAAGCAGCCAACGGTCAATGTGTTTTTTACGGGTACTGAATTTCTGTTACGTACCCCAACCGAAGCGGCCCGTCTGACCATCCGGCCCGAATTTTTTCAGCACGACCAATTCGTCTTTGAAACCTTATTCCCGTATCTCGATGAGCCGCATTTCAGCCAGGTAGTGGTTGATCAGTCGGTCGGTACGCTCGATGACACGATCTGACTCTATGACAACACGCACCAACTGGATTCGCTGGGTAGCCGCCCTGTTGTGGCTCGCGGGTCTGTGGCTATGCCTGCGCCAGCCAGCCGCTATTTCTAAATCAGGACAAAGCAGCAGCGATACGCTAAGCAAGACCACGAATTACCTGCTGACCGACTCAACGGGCTCAACCTTGTTGATTCGGGGCCCAGAACAAATAACCCGACTAACGGTAACCGATAGCGCTCTTCTACTCAACAAAGAACCGTTGCTATTTCGGGCCGACTCCGTAAAAGGACGTTCGGTGAAAACGCCCCGTGATCTCGCTCTGTGGCGGAGTCAGTTCAGATATAGGCTAGGCGTCGGCGCAACTACCGACGCGGCTCGCTGGGAAGTAACCCGGCAAAAGCTGGCAACATTTTGCTCTGCTGGGCTTACACCTGGTCCAGCCAGCGATAAGGCTGATCAGGCTTTATTTGAACGGTTTATTACGTTTATCACTGATCGACAAAAAACCCAGCAAACAACGCTGATTCTCTACAACAACCTCATTCTGGATAGGCTGACCACGCAGAATCTATCGCCCGATCAATCCCTGCAACTATCTCCTTCAAAAGTTACCGACATACCAGCCAGCGCATCTTCGAGCGAGCTGCCAGGTATCGGTTTGCTGGCTTTGGGCGGACTATTATGGGGCATTGCGGCATTTATGAAACGAGATAAGGTTACTGAACCCGCACAGGTGCCCCGCCAGGAAACACCCGTTGTTCAGGAACAGACCAGGGCAATTATAGCGCCCACACAACCTGAAACTCCAGCTAATGTCTCTCCTGGTTTACCAGTGCCGTCTCCGGCAGACTCACCCATCCCTTCTGATTGGCAAGCCGACCAGACCGCGCTGAAGCAATACATGCTGGCTTTCTACCAACGCTACGGACAATTTTACGACGATCTACAAACGCTCTCAACAGAGTTATCGGAGGCTGAAAAGCAGCAAATTCGTCGCCGGTTAGTTGAAATGGCGCTGCACGCCCATGCATTTGTGGAGGGGTATCAGCACTTACCGTTAACACGTCTGACGGAGGTTCCCAATGTCCGCTTATTGGTCCAACCGACTAATCGACCTGATGCGCCAGACCTGACCACTGACCCCTACAAAACGGCCAAACGCTATCGGGTACTGCTATCAGTTTTGCAGGAAATGCAACTTGGAGAGCTTGAAAACGTATTGCTTCAGGATTTACACGTACCCAAAAGTCTGCTTTAAACGTCTTCTTGACCACCATTCATGGATACTGTGCTGGCTTTCCTGTTCAATCTGAATACCTTTCTGCTTTTGTGTGTGGTGGCTGTCCTCGGGATTCTATGGCGCGGTCCATTCCAGAAAACACCCACCTACATACTTCTGGCAGCACTGGGCGTTGTGTCGGTCCTTACCATACGAAGCTATGTGTCGGCCCCCGAGCAAATTTATACAAATGCCAGCCACCATGTTCTCGAACACATTGGCATTCAGTTTCAAACACAGTTGACACTGGCCGATGGACAGCATCCAAACCGGGCGTTCTGGGATACTAAACCCGGAAATCTGACACTCCAGTCCAATACATCGGGCACGACCAAACTAGTGGGCCGGGGGTTTTGCGAGCCGATATTTATCGGTACCAACGACTTGTATACCCTGGCAAATCCGGTTTTCGAGAAGCAGGTATCCAGGCAATTTACCATTGGTTATGGCCAAAATCGATCCTTATCCCTGAAAATTGATTCCATCGACGATGATCAGACTCGCTACCTCCTGCAACTCAGTAATGGTACGTCAACAAGCCCCTGGGACACGTTGCTGTTCAATCGGCGCATCAAAACAGGTCTATTGCTCGGAACGCTCCTGAGCAAAGCACCCATCGACCGACCGGGTTTGGCACAGGCTCAGGCCATGCTGGATAGTGCCTACCTGATTCGGGCACAACTTGGTACAAAAGCGAACGAGGATAGTCCACTGTTTCTGTTTCCATCGGCGGCTATGCTGCGGTCAGCAACGTCACTTCAAATCGATGGCGTTACGATTACACTAAGTCGGCATCCCGAATTTTCGACCTTCCTCGGTCCGAAGCAACTGTTTTTCACCGGGCTTAAGGTCAGCCGGACGCCACTCTATCGCGTTGGTGCCATTGGTCGTCAAATGGCACTGTGGCTGGAAACTCCAGAGCGAATGTACCTGAAACCAACGGGGCCGAATGGCGAATCTCTTTTTCTGACCTCCTCTATCGACGATGTCATTAACAACGCCCTACCAGCTGGCTATCAGCTAGGCAAACTACGAAACAGCCAGAATCGGCATCAATTTTCGGCCAGTTTGTTTTACGTAACCGGACCCACAAGGCAACCAATGCGATTTCGGGTTGTCAGTCAGGAACAAACGAACGGGCTGATCAACGAAAAACGCGCAGGCGACACCCTGTCTCTAAAAACAGTTACCCGTTCCGACACACCAGCTAACCGGTGGCTCCTCCGTGTAACGGATCTAAAAGCAGTCAATCCACTTCAATTCTGGCATCTGGCTCTGCTGGTTGCCCTACTGGTAATCGGTAGTTTAGTTTCTGTATGGCTAACGCCGTATTCGCTTTATGGGCCAACCCGTCAGCCTCTGCGCTTCATCAACACTGAACTCATTGCGTATATACTCCTGCTGGCTTTCATGACGGTTCGAGGTATTTTGCTTTGGCGTGTGGGTACATTTCCACCC comes from Spirosoma aureum and encodes:
- a CDS encoding acetate and sugar kinases/Hsc70/actin family protein, encoding MYYLPIRLRGEKVHIVPLRSSHEPADDVVPSFIIPYDPQTALTRLLTLDGDVRLVAHGGTNLDRVIDGITLHENRPDSLTLHLTVSDTQAPAEDLSDQSAHFLLEPADETESGLALLARTKDRQIPRTNALTINVQTQLDGQPYLGEIRLYLAEPHAIYDVVMDFGSEASQIVLTNRGSGQRVLERLNIVDDLLRYFYPNLLTSDSGKLTAKALHQRDPDPDLLRSVFFLRRSGAVFQSTDAPNQHGDAEYLNLLTERDRIDSLAQSHFLVSNLKLAHLGAYRFDVSFASPATNEFGVSIRRFSDTISGLQQAIVNYLLRTVLEHLHHSHPANQPFFLSVKLLVPNVFEQQRVSTLVQGTYRNLHDLMQPDSPYTLRGAEVGTLSESDAAFLGYRESRSVQRQPLPLKGRYLIVDSGKGTTDFSLIERDDETKSVFRSGFIGAGNAISYAFVETVFAAIFGPDSTVRQQAIWRIALGPTTDLVDKIRFGEVIETLKRGFDKGRNQTAYRPIRDLIGQQIQDIRARYQNSVGTAGLLKEVTDALETLAGQQESLQDEFGFINNVVKRLTDKLAQEVVYSGFYDPDSPPQVILTGRAFLFRLFAEEVSNRFGNVRLASDGRDTTALKKICLAGAFSSETINYDANLVGQPTRQVDGDAGIRLVDAGHETGAVAVLPPRPYEKLTEAAHRLKGMMSKVDGFLQKIRYEPDASSPVTTQTAPTTLQSRRPLPSLYEGVTFRNYQSSSQWISISGLRYAHPALLSPKQPTVNVFFTGTEFLLRTPTEAARLTIRPEFFQHDQFVFETLFPYLDEPHFSQVVVDQSVGTLDDTI
- a CDS encoding DUF4384 domain-containing protein yields the protein MARYWFLLYFLLLTELTSGQPQPAQPKIEAPTFRPSDEVYIARQARRFLETAYYFRLNELGRPASDLSAAEKRQIMAGLLDRCFGNGNPLVVNDLDPYQRESSELPIKQYLVNVLTFYRAGDLAIGNDLTDGLHYGRIQANAAGKLFMPLYVSETLTGTYDNNRAPKKRHELRQIKEFRLEFTFDNSNCQRVFDNLKIGGIRRFAAIPSASRLLTGREDLAQMRAQEQDLNTVVDCLTEGIRRQLPAETKHILIDNFTFENRGISTEFGEALTQTLRQQLQQRTGAVVELLKRDNQTADYTVRGSFATSGDQVEIRAKLFNKQAAFERDLVSSDLPVRWVRQNQLAYESPKDPNSIRMEAAVKTVMAPQSVGDFSIELQTNRGRQGVTYHEGERMAIKLKVSKPATVRLIYVLEDGTQTLLFDNYRIDGQAVGQFIDVPGDFECSSPFGQEFLLAFATTDTFAPLETKKQNSFNVLTGELTNTVLRTVRGLRANGIIVADKVQITTRPVRF
- a CDS encoding DUF4384 domain-containing protein; translated protein: MKTLLWFTILLSAQWVWAQAPADLVNSGLRFDDEAYLRVEQKPDNVIYKAPLPRAISYEKYLPDIERQGDYGTCVAFTCAYYTRTAIEAIQRNLTTKPQINQTRFSPTYLYSRLKLPNDVTCQQGGTMDEGLLALKNYGAPFWSSLPYPQCIKNVKPYDSEASQFRIRHFERVFDFATMFRVVRQNNNLESVVNANIQNIKRALAGGYPVPIGMMIPLSFQAVSTDTWTPAPSDVDDLYQEIRSGFKRRKLYGHALTVVGYDDNRQAFRVVNSWGTRWADNGLCWIKYRDFVLFTRYAFRVYPMEPPTVKPTKVIPTIAKNNTRPQPTSAPKRSPVPTTQPDKSVTMQASVEMRLVDGSEMPARRLMSRGSTVGDDTNDEIGAYKLVNGYASGTRFKLTVNNDKAAYVYVIGTDQSMKLTRLFPYADSLSAMIDAKESAVLPGPTKHIRLDNNPGQEYYLVLFADKPLDMSALMTRMSAIGGSLSHKITQTLGDQLMDWHTMNYDPVQITFSTATDPIGKVVPVLISLDHKP